A section of the Mycobacteriales bacterium genome encodes:
- the rbfA gene encoding 30S ribosome-binding factor RbfA, with the protein MVDVARARKLAVRIREVVAQTLEMQVKDPRLGMVTITDAKVTPDLREATLYYTVFGDDTARQESAMALESAKGVLRATVGKQTGVRYTPSLTFIADVVPETAGRIEDLLAQARAEDARVQELAAAAAPAGDADPYRVPRETDDSDDESDDDSDSDDDDTEGTDDEDGAGSA; encoded by the coding sequence ATGGTGGACGTCGCACGGGCCCGCAAGCTGGCGGTCCGCATCCGCGAGGTCGTCGCGCAGACCCTCGAGATGCAGGTCAAGGACCCACGGCTCGGGATGGTCACCATTACCGACGCCAAGGTCACGCCCGACCTGCGCGAGGCCACGCTCTACTACACCGTCTTCGGTGACGACACCGCCCGCCAGGAGTCGGCGATGGCGCTGGAGTCCGCCAAGGGCGTGCTGCGCGCGACCGTCGGCAAGCAGACCGGGGTCCGCTACACCCCGTCGCTGACCTTCATCGCCGACGTGGTCCCCGAGACCGCCGGGCGCATCGAGGACCTGCTCGCGCAAGCCCGCGCCGAGGACGCTCGCGTGCAGGAGCTCGCCGCGGCCGCTGCCCCGGCCGGCGACGCCGACCCCTACCGCGTCCCGCGCGAGACCGATGACTCCGACGACGAGTCCGACGACGACTCCGACTCCGACGACGACGACACCGAGGGCACCGACGACGAAGACGGCGCCGGCTCCGCGTGA
- a CDS encoding DUF503 domain-containing protein: MWVGALTLDLLLGDVHSLKEKRSVVRPVVAELKKRYAVSAAEAGALDLHRRAVIGVAVCGPDAGHVRDVLDACERLVADRPELEVLSARQRLFGEDDD; this comes from the coding sequence GTGTGGGTCGGCGCGCTGACCCTGGACCTCCTCCTCGGTGACGTGCACTCGCTCAAGGAGAAGCGCTCGGTGGTGCGGCCCGTCGTGGCCGAGCTCAAGAAGAGGTATGCCGTGTCCGCCGCAGAAGCGGGCGCGCTCGACCTGCACCGGCGCGCGGTGATCGGCGTCGCGGTCTGCGGACCCGACGCCGGCCACGTGCGCGACGTGCTCGACGCGTGCGAGAGGCTCGTGGCCGACCGGCCCGAGCTGGAGGTGCTGTCCGCGAGGCAGCGGTTGTTCGGAGAGGACGACGACTGA